In a single window of the Cupriavidus basilensis genome:
- a CDS encoding DUF3304 domain-containing protein codes for MKIRFFYALLLSLTLITGCDAFSSEPTYGGLSIGGFNYTPYNLDRFVITDKYGNKAGGGGDLMPGAGQGSLSCCYKLKGTDFTVDWYVVDQDEFMKDPYGPLKEIHKVTRVHFPQKKLEGGAGTRILGLHFYPDDHVEFEFRNDLRGTRIEYDEIWGWLDRTYGKQLNPKGLHDSVVFRQTARVAAGGWTKYRLTDKRDLRWYVYYAMLVNPKFDEHPAVQNILAKTKDKPGEFGAAMEQLPAPIVDELKRDQFKHIQSGAAHG; via the coding sequence ATGAAAATCAGATTCTTTTACGCGCTACTTCTGTCCCTGACACTTATTACAGGATGCGATGCGTTTTCGTCTGAGCCGACGTATGGTGGGTTAAGCATTGGGGGCTTCAACTACACACCGTATAACCTCGACCGATTCGTCATCACCGACAAATATGGAAACAAGGCCGGCGGTGGCGGTGATCTAATGCCTGGGGCAGGTCAGGGAAGCCTCAGTTGCTGCTACAAGTTGAAGGGAACGGATTTCACGGTCGACTGGTATGTCGTTGATCAGGATGAATTCATGAAGGATCCTTATGGCCCACTTAAAGAGATCCATAAGGTTACTCGCGTGCACTTCCCGCAAAAAAAACTCGAAGGCGGAGCCGGAACACGCATCCTCGGCCTGCACTTCTACCCGGACGATCACGTCGAATTCGAGTTTCGAAATGACCTGCGAGGCACGCGAATCGAGTACGACGAGATCTGGGGGTGGCTCGATCGAACATACGGCAAACAACTCAATCCCAAAGGGCTGCACGATTCGGTTGTGTTCCGGCAAACCGCGCGCGTTGCGGCGGGGGGATGGACAAAGTACCGCCTCACCGATAAGCGAGATCTTCGCTGGTACGTCTACTACGCGATGCTCGTCAACCCGAAGTTCGACGAGCATCCCGCTGTCCAGAATATATTGGCCAAGACAAAGGACAAGCCGGGTGAGTTCGGCGCGGCAATGGAGCAGCTACCGGCTCCGATCGTTGATGAGCTGAAGCGTGACCAATTCAAGCACATCCAATCAGGAGCCGCCCATGGCTGA